A region from the Bacillus thuringiensis genome encodes:
- a CDS encoding beta-ketoacyl-[acyl-carrier-protein] synthase family protein codes for MEIAITGLGILSALGNNQYEFWDKVQSGKTGISEMVQLDSSELLTNYAGEVKNFSPEKFMTKKEMEETERCTQLSFLAASEALKQANIPTGFYNSFKQGVILGTSLGGIPNGEKFHKQWIRTGYEHTDPNLLLSYPLHTAADFLSMRFNLMGPKVAISTACSAGSNAIGYGIELIKSGKADMLVVGGADPLSMLSLAGFNSLKALSDEPCSPYSQSKGITLAEGAGILILERLDRAIERGAKILSLVTGFGLTSDAYHPTAPNPGGAGAFKSMQMALERSNITPQDIDYVNGHGTGTRANDSAETTALKNLFSNTDKNVPVSSTKSMIGHTLGAAGAVEGITCVLSLMNQIAPPTISFAKNPYNMDFIPNISRSMPINTVLSNSFAFGGNNASLIFKKYEEKHKQTNVLPEFKQKVLITGIGCVQPLGIGKDELWESIEKGTSAIDTINFEKEQYIGKMGALVPEKKYLKYINPSLIRRLDLLGKLSLASSKMALNDSGIKINRDNSDKIAVIYGTSSGPIQTVEDIHRTIVVDGVKKVNPSQFPNTVMNAAAGHICSAFQIKGPSTTICTGNVAGSQSIAYAYHMINQGLIDAALVVVADEYTETIHAGYDRLGILGNSPYPFEREGDGMALSCGSTAIFLESEKHAKERKADVYGQIKGYGISSDAYRIAGNNPNGKAYSFAMNDALKESSLSVDDIDAIFSDARGLRSMDLTEVNAIRHFGGTKIPVTTLSNKNGYNLSGMTPIHIVAALQAFNNHKIPGLKVKKPIYKLNFATENQKLKSANNFIFNSANFGGTYTSIVVGKYES; via the coding sequence ATGGAAATTGCAATAACAGGATTAGGTATTTTATCTGCATTAGGAAACAATCAATATGAGTTTTGGGATAAAGTACAATCAGGAAAAACTGGTATTAGTGAAATGGTTCAACTGGATTCTAGTGAATTATTAACAAATTATGCGGGAGAAGTAAAAAACTTCTCTCCTGAAAAATTCATGACAAAAAAAGAGATGGAAGAGACGGAAAGATGTACACAATTATCTTTTTTAGCTGCATCAGAAGCTCTGAAGCAAGCCAATATACCTACAGGTTTTTATAATTCTTTTAAACAAGGTGTCATCTTGGGTACATCTCTAGGTGGGATTCCTAACGGTGAAAAGTTTCATAAGCAATGGATAAGAACGGGCTATGAACATACAGACCCCAATCTTTTATTATCATACCCTCTTCATACTGCAGCAGATTTCTTAAGTATGCGATTTAATCTAATGGGACCTAAAGTTGCTATTTCTACAGCTTGTTCTGCAGGAAGCAACGCAATAGGGTATGGGATTGAATTAATTAAAAGTGGTAAGGCTGATATGTTAGTTGTTGGGGGAGCAGATCCTTTATCAATGTTATCACTAGCTGGTTTTAATAGTTTAAAAGCTTTATCTGACGAACCTTGTTCCCCTTATTCACAGAGTAAAGGAATCACACTCGCTGAAGGGGCCGGTATTCTAATTCTCGAAAGACTTGATCGTGCTATAGAAAGAGGGGCGAAAATACTTTCATTAGTAACGGGATTTGGCTTAACAAGTGATGCATATCATCCTACTGCACCAAATCCTGGTGGGGCTGGTGCATTTAAATCTATGCAAATGGCATTAGAGCGTTCTAATATAACACCTCAAGATATAGATTATGTAAATGGACATGGAACAGGTACTAGAGCCAATGACTCGGCAGAAACAACAGCACTAAAAAATCTCTTTTCAAATACAGATAAAAACGTGCCAGTAAGTAGTACTAAATCAATGATAGGGCATACTTTAGGTGCTGCGGGTGCCGTTGAGGGAATTACATGCGTCCTTTCTTTAATGAATCAAATTGCTCCTCCAACAATTAGTTTTGCTAAAAATCCATATAATATGGATTTCATCCCTAACATTAGCAGATCGATGCCTATTAATACAGTACTATCTAATTCATTTGCTTTTGGAGGAAATAATGCATCGCTAATTTTTAAGAAATATGAGGAAAAGCACAAACAGACTAATGTACTACCAGAGTTTAAACAAAAAGTTTTAATTACTGGTATTGGCTGCGTACAACCTCTTGGTATCGGTAAAGATGAACTTTGGGAATCAATTGAAAAAGGCACTAGTGCTATAGACACCATCAACTTTGAAAAAGAACAATATATTGGAAAGATGGGGGCATTAGTTCCTGAAAAGAAATATTTAAAATATATTAATCCTTCTCTAATTAGACGCTTAGACTTATTGGGGAAATTGTCTTTAGCTAGCTCTAAAATGGCACTTAATGATTCAGGAATTAAAATAAACCGTGATAATAGTGATAAAATTGCAGTGATTTATGGTACATCTTCAGGTCCAATTCAAACTGTTGAAGATATACATCGAACTATTGTAGTAGATGGCGTGAAGAAAGTTAACCCTAGCCAATTTCCTAATACAGTAATGAATGCAGCGGCCGGTCATATTTGTTCAGCTTTTCAAATTAAAGGTCCATCTACCACTATTTGTACGGGAAATGTTGCGGGGAGTCAATCAATTGCATATGCATACCATATGATAAACCAAGGATTAATTGATGCTGCCTTAGTAGTTGTAGCAGACGAGTATACTGAAACAATACATGCTGGTTACGATAGACTTGGTATTTTAGGAAATTCTCCTTATCCATTTGAGAGAGAAGGTGATGGAATGGCCTTATCTTGTGGAAGTACAGCTATTTTCTTAGAATCAGAAAAACATGCCAAAGAACGAAAAGCAGATGTTTATGGACAAATTAAAGGGTATGGTATTTCGTCCGATGCATATAGAATTGCTGGAAATAACCCAAATGGTAAGGCATATTCTTTTGCAATGAATGATGCATTAAAAGAAAGTAGTCTTTCTGTTGATGATATTGATGCAATTTTCTCTGATGCTCGAGGATTACGTTCTATGGATCTTACAGAAGTGAATGCTATTCGTCACTTTGGTGGAACCAAGATCCCAGTAACTACTTTAAGTAATAAAAATGGATATAATCTAAGTGGAATGACTCCAATTCATATTGTAGCTGCTCTACAAGCATTTAATAATCATAAAATTCCAGGGTTAAAGGTAAAAAAACCTATTTATAAGTTGAATTTTGCAACAGAAAATCAAAAACTAAAATCTGCAAATAATTTTATCTTTAATTCTGCAAACTTCGGTGGCACTTATACTAGCATTGTGGTAGGGAAATATGAAAGCTGA
- a CDS encoding 2TM domain-containing protein: MENEKSARHQNAIRKMKRLKGFYTHLFIYISVNIFLIIANLIKSPSNLWVTKSIFGWGIGILVHLLYVVFFYYFNTQNWEERKIKQYMDKD; the protein is encoded by the coding sequence TTGGAGAATGAAAAAAGTGCAAGACATCAAAATGCAATTAGAAAAATGAAGCGATTAAAAGGTTTCTACACCCATTTATTTATATATATATCAGTGAATATTTTCTTAATAATCGCAAATTTAATTAAATCTCCCAGCAATTTATGGGTAACTAAATCTATTTTTGGTTGGGGTATAGGTATATTAGTACATTTACTCTATGTAGTATTTTTTTACTACTTTAATACTCAGAATTGGGAAGAGAGAAAAATTAAGCAATACATGGATAAAGATTAA
- the fabG gene encoding 3-oxoacyl-[acyl-carrier-protein] reductase → MFRDKVVLVTGASKGIGRATALYFLNEGAKVIINYSKEGNYVKELKEILSNKQDQVLFVCADVSNVSSVREMFRTIKNKWGQLDILVNNAGITRDSWLMMMGDKNWDDVLNINLKGTFLCIREASKMMATKKQGVIINVSSTSGLKGQPGQANYSASKGGIIAMTKTLSRELASYNIRVNCIAPGFIQTGMTNNMPQNTLDSYIQHIPLGRIGEADEVAETIGFLASSKASYITGQCIVVDGGLTT, encoded by the coding sequence GTGTTTAGAGACAAAGTTGTCCTAGTTACAGGCGCAAGTAAAGGAATTGGAAGAGCAACTGCACTTTACTTTTTAAATGAAGGTGCAAAGGTGATAATCAATTATTCCAAAGAAGGAAACTACGTTAAAGAACTTAAAGAAATACTGTCTAACAAACAAGATCAAGTACTCTTTGTTTGTGCTGATGTATCAAATGTAAGCTCTGTCAGAGAGATGTTTAGAACTATAAAGAATAAATGGGGGCAACTAGATATTCTAGTAAATAATGCGGGTATTACAAGAGATAGTTGGTTAATGATGATGGGAGATAAAAACTGGGATGATGTACTAAATATTAATTTAAAAGGTACTTTCCTATGTATAAGAGAAGCTTCCAAGATGATGGCCACAAAAAAGCAGGGCGTTATTATTAATGTTTCTTCAACTAGTGGATTAAAAGGCCAACCAGGTCAAGCTAATTATAGTGCTTCAAAAGGCGGAATTATTGCCATGACAAAAACTTTATCTCGAGAGTTAGCTTCTTATAATATTCGTGTAAATTGTATAGCACCCGGATTTATACAAACTGGTATGACAAACAATATGCCACAGAATACTTTAGATTCATATATTCAACATATTCCATTAGGGCGAATAGGTGAAGCGGATGAAGTCGCAGAAACAATCGGTTTTTTAGCTTCATCTAAAGCAAGCTACATAACGGGTCAATGCATAGTGGTTGATGGCGGATTAACTACTTAA
- a CDS encoding DUF2306 domain-containing protein → MFRMILFIHILVGVICLIAGLAAMLTPKKMRLHKKLGEIYHFSFIIVLITTIGMAIIHWESSSHLLYIGFISYSLALIGYLAGKFKCKNWLAIHIGSILGSYIAILTAVLVVNVNRLPVLNNYNPLIFWLLPTIIGSPIIYIIRRKYEDSNKKNCCNLK, encoded by the coding sequence ATGTTTAGAATGATTCTTTTTATACATATTCTTGTAGGAGTTATTTGTCTTATAGCTGGACTTGCAGCAATGCTCACGCCAAAGAAAATGAGACTACATAAAAAATTAGGAGAAATTTATCATTTTAGCTTTATAATTGTTTTAATAACTACAATAGGTATGGCAATAATACATTGGGAAAGCAGTTCGCATTTACTCTATATTGGGTTTATTTCATATTCTTTAGCTCTAATAGGTTATTTAGCTGGAAAGTTTAAATGTAAAAATTGGCTTGCTATACATATAGGGAGCATACTCGGTTCATATATTGCTATTCTAACTGCGGTTCTTGTAGTAAATGTAAATAGATTACCCGTATTAAATAATTATAATCCTCTAATTTTCTGGTTACTTCCTACAATCATAGGTTCTCCAATTATTTATATAATTAGAAGGAAATACGAAGATAGTAATAAGAAAAATTGTTGTAATTTAAAATAA
- a CDS encoding acyl carrier protein: MSTITQDDLLEQVNERKQLCQQIKTEIVERLSLNIEPEWIADNQPLFGRGLELDSIDTLEISIALQEVFDVMLTDDNMEVLGSINKIADFINSQRNENL; the protein is encoded by the coding sequence ATGTCAACAATAACTCAAGATGATTTATTAGAACAAGTTAATGAACGTAAACAACTTTGCCAACAAATAAAGACAGAAATTGTCGAAAGACTTTCTTTAAATATTGAACCAGAATGGATTGCTGATAATCAACCTTTATTTGGTAGAGGACTAGAGTTGGATTCTATCGATACTCTTGAAATCTCAATTGCTCTACAAGAAGTTTTTGATGTGATGCTAACAGACGATAATATGGAAGTTCTGGGTTCAATTAATAAAATCGCTGATTTTATTAATTCACAAAGGAATGAAAATCTATGA
- a CDS encoding glycine cleavage T C-terminal barrel domain-containing protein: MTYRKSPANESVEAITKIVGNQNVPCFFYGLEEEYKAIREEVAVLDFSFNTFLKVSGDAAASFLQEIITKDLDYLTEEQTVNCLMLDEDGHLVADLTVYVMENGYILEIEPSLSEKAQDYLQSRLKDGVVIENLAGKLHMIQLEGPKSWEVTQSLLPFPIEILPYKNFAPFNFEGHNLYIARLGYTAEYGYKVFGPEAGINLFWKALFAYDLSEINIRQIGLDALDVCRLEVRFPDLSKEATSSKLIVESGVNWLLDFNKEFIGKDKNLEGLTSGLSQVLVCFTSDSKISENQNIIVDGNKVGYIQHTLYSPGLNRNIGVAYLDEMYVASGLTFTLDNDMTIKTVSSPMIYPKSLSIRIG; encoded by the coding sequence ATGACGTATAGAAAATCTCCTGCAAATGAATCAGTAGAGGCGATAACTAAAATAGTTGGTAATCAAAACGTTCCTTGTTTTTTTTATGGCTTGGAGGAAGAATACAAAGCTATTAGGGAAGAGGTGGCAGTTTTAGACTTTTCGTTTAACACATTTTTAAAAGTAAGTGGTGATGCTGCTGCTTCTTTTTTACAAGAAATAATTACTAAAGACTTAGACTATTTAACTGAGGAACAAACTGTCAATTGTTTAATGTTAGATGAAGATGGACACTTAGTGGCAGATTTAACTGTTTATGTTATGGAAAATGGCTATATACTGGAAATAGAACCAAGTCTTTCAGAAAAAGCTCAAGATTATTTACAGTCACGTTTAAAAGATGGTGTAGTAATAGAAAATTTAGCTGGAAAGCTTCATATGATTCAGCTAGAAGGACCAAAATCGTGGGAAGTCACGCAATCTTTATTACCTTTTCCTATCGAGATTCTTCCATATAAAAACTTTGCACCATTTAACTTTGAGGGACACAACCTGTATATCGCTCGATTAGGATATACAGCAGAATATGGATATAAAGTTTTTGGGCCTGAAGCAGGAATAAATCTTTTTTGGAAGGCATTATTTGCATATGATCTATCTGAAATCAATATTAGACAAATCGGTTTAGATGCTTTAGATGTTTGTAGATTAGAAGTTCGCTTTCCAGATTTGTCTAAAGAGGCAACTTCCAGTAAATTAATAGTAGAATCAGGTGTGAATTGGTTGCTTGATTTTAATAAGGAATTCATTGGGAAAGATAAAAATTTAGAAGGTTTAACTTCAGGCTTATCTCAGGTACTAGTATGTTTTACATCAGATTCAAAGATATCTGAAAATCAAAATATAATAGTTGATGGAAATAAGGTGGGTTATATTCAGCATACACTTTATTCACCTGGACTTAATAGAAATATTGGTGTAGCTTATTTAGATGAAATGTATGTAGCTTCGGGATTAACTTTCACATTAGATAACGATATGACTATTAAGACAGTTTCAAGTCCAATGATTTATCCAAAGAGTCTATCGATTCGTATTGGTTAA
- a CDS encoding MFS transporter gives MNIALPAIQKDLNTTLETSSWMLNTYTMTIAVLSIPMGRLAEIYGKMKFFIIGLIIFAGGSALCGFSESGDMLIFARFCQSIGAAILVPVATIIGIESLPLNKRHISLSLLGATQGLSTALGPSIGGLIAQNLGWNWVFFVNIPICMVTLVIAFIILPFKKDIRVQAKLDWAGLILSAIGIFSLNLVLIKGNAWGWTSFVSLLCFLIFVFTLITFIIVEKNSQNPMVNLNLFKDRLYVGATLAVSTGYLFLVGVMVLLPQFLTNFQEKTELQAALLITPISVTIFIVVNFVGFLVKKIGYVIPIIIGYLAVATSYFQLAHLNTSSTVSEIIVIGITLGVGFSFIISPATMASVSSFEGEMLTASQSVFTMLRQIGVVLAVAIFVSSITHEVESKKQNVISYAKEQTQDINVSPEKRLEIIENTKVRISSESTIGKVIEQPKVSVSERQDLIDKNVENSLSHYPSAAQEKVKKQITDQVTKQVDQEILIINRELKNYTDNVISYTRDEFSSVFSTVFSHALPYIFISILISIFYRKNKKLKINRIKEGTDLGE, from the coding sequence ATGAACATTGCGCTACCAGCTATCCAGAAAGATTTAAATACAACATTAGAAACTAGTTCTTGGATGTTAAATACATATACAATGACAATTGCTGTTTTATCAATTCCTATGGGGAGATTAGCTGAAATTTATGGGAAAATGAAATTTTTCATTATAGGTCTCATTATTTTCGCAGGTGGATCAGCTCTTTGTGGATTTTCTGAAAGTGGCGATATGTTAATTTTTGCTCGTTTTTGTCAAAGTATAGGTGCAGCTATTTTAGTACCGGTAGCTACTATTATTGGTATAGAATCACTACCACTTAACAAAAGGCATATTTCATTAAGTTTATTAGGAGCTACACAAGGACTTTCAACAGCGCTTGGCCCTAGCATAGGTGGACTAATCGCTCAAAATCTTGGATGGAATTGGGTCTTTTTTGTAAATATACCTATTTGCATGGTAACATTAGTCATTGCTTTCATAATCCTTCCATTCAAAAAAGATATTCGTGTGCAAGCAAAACTAGATTGGGCCGGACTCATTTTATCTGCGATTGGAATTTTCAGCTTAAATTTAGTATTAATTAAGGGGAACGCATGGGGATGGACAAGTTTTGTATCGTTACTTTGTTTCCTCATATTTGTTTTTACTTTGATAACGTTTATTATAGTGGAAAAAAATAGCCAAAATCCAATGGTGAACCTCAATCTTTTTAAAGACCGTTTATATGTTGGGGCTACTTTAGCAGTATCAACTGGATACTTATTTTTAGTTGGAGTTATGGTATTATTACCTCAATTTTTAACAAACTTTCAAGAGAAAACGGAATTACAAGCAGCACTTTTAATAACTCCTATTTCAGTGACAATTTTTATTGTAGTGAATTTTGTGGGATTCTTAGTAAAGAAAATTGGTTATGTAATTCCCATTATCATTGGTTATCTAGCTGTAGCAACTTCGTATTTCCAGTTAGCGCACCTGAACACTTCTAGTACAGTATCAGAAATAATAGTAATCGGTATAACACTTGGAGTAGGATTTAGTTTTATTATTTCTCCTGCAACTATGGCAAGTGTTTCTTCTTTTGAGGGGGAAATGCTAACCGCTTCACAGAGCGTATTTACAATGTTACGTCAAATTGGAGTAGTTTTAGCAGTAGCTATATTTGTCTCTTCTATTACACATGAGGTTGAATCAAAAAAACAAAATGTAATTTCATATGCTAAAGAACAAACCCAAGATATTAATGTTTCACCGGAAAAACGGTTAGAAATTATAGAAAATACTAAGGTGAGAATAAGTAGTGAATCAACTATTGGAAAAGTAATTGAACAACCTAAAGTTTCTGTATCGGAGAGACAAGATTTAATTGATAAAAATGTTGAAAATTCTTTATCTCATTATCCTTCAGCTGCACAAGAAAAAGTGAAAAAACAAATTACAGATCAAGTTACAAAACAAGTTGATCAAGAAATTTTAATCATTAATCGAGAACTTAAAAATTATACCGACAACGTAATCTCTTATACAAGGGATGAATTTTCTAGCGTATTTTCTACAGTTTTTAGTCATGCTCTACCGTATATATTTATAAGTATATTGATTTCAATATTTTACAGAAAAAATAAGAAGTTAAAAATTAATAGAATTAAGGAAGGTACTGATCTTGGAGAATGA
- the xerS gene encoding tyrosine recombinase XerS, with protein sequence MDYSKQRQKSVHRKKLYENLNEMPFYIEEFVEYKELHDASPSTLLNYVYDFRVFFNWLLSEQIIEFKPIKDISFSDLENLKKKDVENFMRFLKLQQNMQNSSVNRKISALKSLFKYLTALSENEDGECYFYRNVMAKIEIHKDKETLNARAKRMRSKIFHNDDDQEFLNYVKYEHEKSLTKHQLFYFLRDKERDVAILSLFLGSGIRVSELADLRMEDINLKERLIDVIRKGNKEDSVWITPIALNDLEKYMEIRDKKYAPGKELQNVFLSKYKHTAQPLSVRAIQDIVEKYTKAFGKKMSPHKLRHTLANKLYMEEKDSLQVMQQLGHTSQDTALLYTQLGETTIKDSLGRIGENKQ encoded by the coding sequence ATGGATTACAGTAAACAACGTCAAAAATCCGTACATCGTAAGAAATTATACGAGAATTTAAATGAAATGCCCTTTTATATAGAAGAATTTGTGGAGTACAAAGAATTGCATGATGCCTCTCCCTCCACCCTACTGAATTATGTATATGATTTTAGAGTCTTCTTTAATTGGCTATTATCTGAACAAATTATTGAATTTAAGCCCATTAAAGACATATCCTTCTCTGATTTGGAGAATTTAAAGAAAAAAGATGTTGAGAACTTTATGAGGTTTCTAAAACTACAACAAAACATGCAGAATTCCTCTGTTAACAGAAAAATTTCGGCCTTAAAGTCTTTATTTAAGTACCTCACCGCCCTATCAGAGAATGAAGATGGAGAATGCTATTTTTATAGAAATGTAATGGCTAAAATTGAAATACATAAAGATAAAGAAACATTAAATGCTCGTGCAAAACGTATGAGATCTAAAATATTCCATAATGATGATGATCAAGAATTTCTGAATTATGTTAAGTACGAACATGAAAAATCTTTAACAAAACATCAGTTATTCTATTTCTTAAGAGATAAGGAGCGTGATGTAGCTATCCTCTCTCTCTTTCTTGGTAGTGGTATTCGTGTAAGTGAATTGGCCGATCTCCGCATGGAAGATATAAACTTAAAGGAAAGACTAATTGATGTAATCCGAAAAGGAAACAAAGAAGATTCCGTTTGGATTACCCCAATTGCATTAAATGATCTTGAAAAATATATGGAGATTAGAGATAAAAAATATGCTCCAGGGAAAGAATTACAAAATGTATTCTTATCGAAGTATAAACATACTGCACAGCCTCTTTCTGTTAGGGCTATCCAAGATATAGTAGAAAAATATACTAAAGCCTTTGGCAAAAAAATGTCTCCTCATAAATTAAGACATACATTGGCAAATAAATTATATATGGAAGAAAAAGACTCGTTACAAGTGATGCAACAACTTGGGCATACCAGTCAAGATACAGCTTTGTTATATACTCAGCTTGGGGAAACAACCATTAAAGATAGCTTAGGAAGAATTGGGGAAAATAAACAATAA
- the fabZ gene encoding 3-hydroxyacyl-ACP dehydratase FabZ: protein MNDLLDKKLLKLPLELDQIKNMIPHRYPFLLIDRVNKLNPGVEGEAIKNVTANEPFFQGHFPGEAIMPGVLIIEAMAQLIAVIYVSKAIVELESNDILNDTNYADRVGYLAAVKNIKFKNKVIPGDQLILRAKVVGKMGALSQVKVWAEVNGKIVVEGSISVSEKV from the coding sequence ATGAATGATCTATTAGATAAGAAATTATTAAAATTACCTTTAGAGCTCGATCAAATAAAAAATATGATACCTCACCGCTATCCATTTTTATTAATAGATCGAGTCAATAAACTGAACCCAGGAGTTGAGGGTGAAGCAATTAAAAATGTCACAGCAAATGAACCATTCTTTCAAGGACATTTTCCAGGAGAAGCAATTATGCCAGGTGTTCTTATAATTGAGGCAATGGCACAATTAATTGCAGTAATTTATGTATCAAAAGCTATCGTGGAATTAGAATCAAACGATATTTTAAATGATACTAATTATGCTGATCGAGTAGGATATTTAGCAGCCGTTAAGAATATAAAATTTAAAAATAAAGTTATACCAGGTGATCAGCTAATCTTACGTGCAAAGGTAGTTGGAAAAATGGGTGCACTAAGTCAAGTGAAAGTCTGGGCGGAAGTAAACGGAAAAATTGTAGTAGAAGGTTCAATTAGTGTGTCTGAAAAGGTGTAA